AGACGTACGTGGCCACCATCCGCCTGGGTGCGGCCACGGACACGGACGACCACACGGGGACGGTCATCTCCAAGTCCGACGCGTGGCGCGAACTGTCCGCCGAGGCGGTGGAGCAGGCGCTGGCTGTGCAGGTGGGGACGACCGAGCAGGTGCCGCCCGCGTACTCCGCCAAGAAGGTGGATGGCGAGCGGATGTACGCCGTGGCGCGGCGGGGCGGGGAGGTGGAGCGCAAGCCGGTGACGGTGACGATCCACGCCATCCGCGTGCTGTCGATGGAGCTGCCCGACGTCGTCGTGGAGGTCGAGTGCGGAAGCGGGACGTACATCCGCGCCATCGCGCGGGACGCGGGCGAGGCGCTGGGCGTGGGCGGGCACCTGACCACGCTCCGCCGCACGCGCATCGGCCCGCACGACGTCGATCGCGCGGTGACGATGGATGGGCTGGGCGACGAGGCGGCGGCGGTGGCGGCCATCATTCCCCCCGCGGAATCCGTCTCGCACCTGGCCCGCGTGGAGGTGGATGAGCACGGGCGCGCGGAGCTCGGCTTCGGGCGCGCGGTGGATGGAGGGGCAGAGCTGGCGGAGGGAACGGCGGTGGCGCTGGTGGACCAGTCGACGGGCGCGCTGCTGGCCATCGGCACCGCGGCGGGCGGGCGGGTGAGGCCCCGCAAAGTGCTGGCGGGAGGATGACGCTGATGGACGCCGATCCGGCCGCGTTCGCCATCGACCCCGCGCTCGCGCCGCCGCTGCCGCGCGACGGGCGCCCCGCCGTGGTCACCGTCGGCACGTTCGACGGCGTGCACCGCGGGCACTGGGAGGTGCTGCAGGAGATTCGCCGGCGCGCGGAAGCGGTGGGCGGGCGCAGCATCCTGGTGACCTTTCATCCCCACCCCCTGCGCGTCGTGCGCCCGGAGCACGCGCCGCCCATGCTGACCACGCTGGCGGAAAAGCGCGAGATCCTGGCCGAATCGGGGCTGGAGTACGTGGTGTACCTCCCCTTCACGCGGACGCTGCAGCACTATCCCGCGCACCGCTTTGTGCACGAGATCCTGATC
The Longimicrobium terrae genome window above contains:
- the truB gene encoding tRNA pseudouridine(55) synthase TruB, giving the protein MTAIPLNGVLALDKPVGPTSHDAVAAVRRALHTRAVGHTGTLDPFASGLLLVCVGPATRLAEYITPLPKTYVATIRLGAATDTDDHTGTVISKSDAWRELSAEAVEQALAVQVGTTEQVPPAYSAKKVDGERMYAVARRGGEVERKPVTVTIHAIRVLSMELPDVVVEVECGSGTYIRAIARDAGEALGVGGHLTTLRRTRIGPHDVDRAVTMDGLGDEAAAVAAIIPPAESVSHLARVEVDEHGRAELGFGRAVDGGAELAEGTAVALVDQSTGALLAIGTAAGGRVRPRKVLAGG